In Sphingomonas sp. SORGH_AS_0950, the following are encoded in one genomic region:
- a CDS encoding nucleoside hydrolase, which produces MRLGSGDGLMRKLGLQLLGCVMALLAATMPAQAQENRRLVVIDDEGFGLGHVMLLDAPDVEVLGITTVTGNVWVNRATALALKGVERMGRSVPVAQGATYPLVNSEVLTERWEALYGKLTWKGAWMRQWVEPTKQSTPPYHRADDPVALPGGNPTTRPSPEIAANFLLRMVHEHPGQVTIIAMGPLTNLALAQRLDPAFAGLAKELVYMGGSLNPRQVRDGVSASQFAREFVHSPRREFNARFDPEAASIVSRSPWRHITIVPADPSTATELTPALIARLRAVSSPAMAGWIGSLEPGFPMWDEIAAAIWLEPKIVTTRDTAFVDYDTQFGPGYGDMLSWSPGYQPGIGEQRAEVIRAIDPARLEALMLRLLARPTRPQAAGG; this is translated from the coding sequence GATCGGGGGACGGGCTGATGCGCAAGCTGGGGTTGCAGCTTCTTGGATGTGTGATGGCGCTGCTCGCGGCGACGATGCCCGCGCAGGCGCAGGAGAACCGCCGCCTGGTCGTCATCGATGACGAAGGCTTCGGGCTCGGCCATGTCATGCTGCTCGACGCGCCCGATGTCGAGGTGCTGGGCATCACCACCGTGACCGGCAATGTCTGGGTCAACCGCGCCACCGCCCTGGCGCTCAAGGGCGTCGAGCGGATGGGGCGGAGCGTGCCCGTCGCACAGGGTGCGACCTATCCGCTGGTCAATTCGGAGGTGCTGACCGAACGCTGGGAGGCGCTGTACGGCAAGCTGACCTGGAAGGGCGCCTGGATGCGCCAATGGGTCGAGCCGACGAAACAGAGCACCCCGCCCTATCACCGCGCCGACGATCCGGTCGCCCTGCCCGGCGGCAATCCGACCACCCGCCCCTCGCCCGAGATCGCCGCCAATTTCCTGCTGCGCATGGTGCACGAGCATCCCGGACAGGTGACGATCATCGCGATGGGGCCGCTGACCAATCTGGCGCTGGCGCAGCGGCTCGACCCCGCCTTTGCGGGTCTGGCCAAGGAGCTGGTCTATATGGGCGGCAGCCTCAATCCCCGTCAGGTAAGGGACGGCGTGTCGGCCAGCCAGTTTGCGCGCGAATTCGTCCATTCGCCGCGCCGCGAGTTCAATGCGCGCTTCGATCCCGAGGCGGCGAGCATCGTGTCGCGCAGCCCGTGGCGGCACATCACCATCGTCCCCGCCGACCCGTCCACCGCGACCGAGCTGACGCCCGCGCTGATCGCGCGGCTGCGCGCGGTGTCGTCGCCCGCCATGGCAGGCTGGATCGGGTCGCTCGAACCGGGCTTTCCGATGTGGGACGAGATCGCCGCTGCGATCTGGCTCGAGCCCAAGATCGTCACCACGCGCGACACCGCCTTTGTCGATTACGATACGCAGTTCGGGCCGGGTTACGGCGATATGCTGTCGTGGAGCCCTGGCTATCAGCCGGGGATCGGCGAACAGCGCGCGGAGGTGATCCGCGCCATCGATCCCGCCCGGCTGGAGGCGCTGATGCTGCGGCTGCTGGCCCGTCCGACCCGGCCTCAGGCCGCCGGGGGCTGA
- a CDS encoding LysR family transcriptional regulator → MPALSRFIRYFMAVGRLGSIRRAADELAVSASAIDRQILNAEARLGVQLFERLSTGLRLTAAGEVMMAAGGRWQKQLGDTLAQIEDLRGLKRGHVDIAVIDALSKGYMPAAIHAIQQSHPGITMGVHVLGNEQVRRAIAANDVDFGILFDPQSYQDLTVRAFVDVVLGIVSPPGHRLAGQPEIRFSDCDGESVILPAAPLAVHQQVAVLEATSGVTLNRRVTSDNIQMIASLIEQGDSVGILTSLDVSTEVRNGSLAFTRIADKVLRPMTLALCTATARTPSYAAAMVLREIEAGFTQFAYQPPAA, encoded by the coding sequence ATGCCCGCCCTATCGCGCTTCATCCGATATTTCATGGCGGTCGGGCGGCTGGGCTCGATCCGGCGCGCCGCCGATGAGCTGGCGGTGTCGGCCTCGGCGATCGACCGGCAGATCCTGAATGCCGAGGCGCGGCTGGGGGTGCAGCTGTTCGAACGGCTGTCCACCGGCCTGCGGCTGACGGCGGCGGGCGAGGTGATGATGGCGGCGGGCGGACGCTGGCAGAAGCAGCTCGGGGACACGCTGGCCCAGATCGAGGATTTGCGCGGGCTGAAGCGCGGCCATGTCGACATCGCGGTCATCGACGCGCTGTCCAAGGGCTATATGCCCGCCGCGATCCATGCGATCCAGCAAAGCCATCCCGGCATCACCATGGGGGTGCATGTGCTGGGCAACGAGCAGGTGCGGCGCGCGATCGCCGCCAATGACGTCGATTTCGGCATCCTGTTCGACCCGCAATCCTATCAGGATCTGACGGTCCGCGCCTTTGTCGACGTGGTGCTGGGCATCGTCTCGCCGCCGGGGCATCGGCTGGCGGGGCAGCCGGAGATTCGCTTTTCCGATTGCGACGGCGAATCGGTGATCCTCCCGGCCGCGCCGCTGGCCGTGCACCAGCAGGTCGCGGTGCTGGAGGCGACGTCGGGCGTCACGCTCAACCGCCGGGTGACGTCGGACAATATCCAGATGATCGCCTCGCTGATCGAGCAGGGCGACAGCGTCGGCATCCTGACCTCGCTGGACGTATCGACCGAGGTGCGCAACGGATCGCTGGCGTTCACGCGCATCGCGGACAAGGTGCTGCGCCCGATGACGCTGGCCCTGTGCACCGCGACCGCGCGCACGCCCTCCTATGCCGCCGCGATGGTGCTGCGCGAGATCGAGGCGGGCTTCACCCAGTTCGCCTATCAGCCCCCGGCGGCCTGA
- a CDS encoding TonB-dependent siderophore receptor, which translates to MTLACSLSTISRAPGRGRRTGIALLLSLLCGTAMTTPALAQQATTATPPQPAAQDGAEIVVTGSLDALPVKDVGSVFGFDKTLVETPRSASTISDEQIERFGITDIYDLVAQSPGTFTNSFFGVGGALDIRGTPGETYFRGVRRLDNAGNYPTPIAAADRIDIVRGPASPIYGPSKTGGYLNFVPKSARVAGGALLSGPTGEVSYTGGSWDRNNLRAEVRGPLHLAGADLGYSLYAEVEDSGSYYRNMSTRQTILQGAFDHQLTDRIKIEFGGQYQNFKGQQNGGWNRLTQKLVDNGTYITGTAKPLDTNGDGQISQGEINASIPGGLSIFGNYTCPNSTPSPFATGFTNACFTQTYPQLNLVNTGTTTLSRRNVLTGPNDKLENKQTTLYYDITFDGPSDLTVKNQIFFDHTQNINNNDYGFSQRVKSYVIEDKIVIAKSIKTDIGKFSGQFSPSVRYVNFDYGDDFDYEYFHRVDLTQSYTPASNRLLANECNCGYTDRVFGHTTDFGLAALVDLDFDFGLDLLLGGRYDKVDAASRYDPTVMDRVPTRVSAKGSDDGWSWTASASYKLPFGLIPYATASQQATIVVGQGAEVLPEAVASGFMSTSRLYEGGIKGSWLNERLYAALSVYKQNRTDFNIQSITVNQAVETKGVEAEARWAVDRHLLVTGAYTHTEVVNLTGLQAGSLFSFFGIEDLVNVTNPTLYLGGQPIGLVPITNRNQARRAGIPANLYSATATYGFDNGLSVSGSVVKVDSVFSGQSQAVRLPGYTLVDLSTSYQTGPWLFRLVVKNATNARYFRANFTELFGSTIVLPERPRSFLASAVYKF; encoded by the coding sequence ATGACGCTTGCTTGCTCGCTATCGACCATTTCGCGCGCGCCCGGGCGGGGGCGCCGCACCGGGATCGCTCTGCTCCTGTCGCTGCTGTGCGGGACCGCGATGACCACGCCCGCCCTCGCCCAGCAGGCGACGACGGCCACCCCGCCCCAGCCCGCCGCGCAGGACGGAGCGGAGATCGTCGTCACCGGATCGCTCGACGCGCTGCCGGTCAAGGATGTCGGCTCGGTTTTCGGGTTCGACAAGACGCTGGTCGAAACGCCGCGCTCCGCCTCGACGATCAGCGACGAACAGATCGAGCGGTTCGGCATCACCGACATCTATGATCTGGTCGCGCAGTCGCCCGGCACCTTCACCAACTCCTTTTTCGGAGTGGGCGGCGCGCTCGACATTCGCGGCACGCCGGGCGAGACCTATTTTCGCGGCGTCCGTCGCCTCGACAATGCGGGCAATTATCCGACGCCGATCGCGGCGGCCGACCGGATCGACATCGTGCGCGGCCCCGCCTCGCCCATCTATGGCCCGTCCAAGACGGGCGGCTATCTGAACTTCGTGCCCAAATCGGCGCGGGTCGCGGGCGGCGCGCTGCTGAGCGGTCCGACCGGCGAGGTGAGCTATACGGGCGGCAGCTGGGACCGGAACAATCTGCGCGCCGAGGTGCGCGGGCCGCTGCACCTGGCGGGCGCCGATCTGGGCTATAGCCTCTATGCTGAGGTCGAGGATTCGGGCAGCTATTACCGCAACATGTCGACCCGGCAGACGATCCTGCAGGGCGCGTTCGACCATCAGCTGACCGACCGGATCAAGATCGAGTTCGGCGGCCAGTATCAGAACTTCAAGGGCCAGCAGAATGGCGGCTGGAACCGCCTGACGCAGAAGCTGGTCGATAACGGCACCTATATCACCGGCACCGCCAAGCCGCTCGACACCAATGGCGACGGCCAGATCTCCCAGGGCGAGATCAACGCATCCATCCCCGGCGGCCTGTCGATCTTCGGCAATTACACCTGCCCCAACAGCACGCCCAGCCCCTTCGCCACCGGCTTCACCAATGCCTGTTTCACCCAGACCTATCCGCAGCTGAACCTGGTCAACACCGGCACGACGACGCTCAGCCGCCGCAACGTGCTGACCGGGCCGAACGACAAGCTGGAGAACAAGCAGACCACGCTCTATTACGACATCACCTTCGATGGGCCGAGCGACCTGACCGTCAAGAACCAGATCTTCTTCGACCATACCCAGAATATCAACAACAATGATTACGGCTTCTCGCAGCGCGTCAAATCCTATGTTATCGAGGACAAGATCGTCATCGCCAAGTCGATCAAGACGGACATCGGCAAATTCTCCGGCCAGTTTTCGCCGTCGGTACGCTATGTCAATTTCGATTATGGCGATGATTTCGATTACGAATATTTCCACCGTGTCGACCTGACGCAAAGCTATACGCCCGCGTCGAACCGCCTGCTCGCGAACGAGTGCAATTGCGGCTATACCGACCGGGTCTTCGGCCACACCACCGACTTTGGCCTGGCCGCGCTGGTCGATCTGGATTTCGACTTCGGGCTCGATCTGCTGCTGGGCGGGCGGTACGATAAGGTGGACGCCGCGTCGCGCTATGATCCGACCGTCATGGACCGGGTGCCGACCCGCGTTTCGGCCAAGGGCAGCGACGATGGCTGGTCGTGGACCGCCAGCGCGTCGTACAAGCTGCCCTTCGGACTGATCCCCTATGCGACCGCGTCGCAGCAGGCGACGATCGTTGTCGGCCAGGGCGCCGAGGTGCTGCCCGAGGCGGTGGCATCGGGCTTCATGTCGACCTCCCGCCTGTACGAAGGCGGCATCAAGGGAAGCTGGCTGAACGAGCGGCTCTATGCGGCGCTCTCGGTCTACAAACAGAACCGGACCGACTTCAACATCCAGTCGATCACCGTCAACCAGGCGGTCGAGACCAAGGGGGTCGAGGCCGAAGCCCGCTGGGCGGTCGATCGCCACCTGCTGGTGACCGGCGCCTATACCCATACCGAGGTCGTCAACCTCACCGGCCTGCAAGCGGGTTCGCTCTTCAGCTTCTTCGGCATTGAGGATCTGGTCAACGTCACCAACCCGACGCTCTATCTGGGCGGCCAGCCGATCGGTCTGGTGCCGATCACCAACCGCAATCAGGCGCGGCGCGCGGGCATTCCCGCCAACCTCTATTCCGCCACCGCGACCTATGGCTTCGACAACGGCCTGTCGGTCAGCGGCAGCGTGGTGAAGGTCGACTCGGTCTTTTCCGGCCAGTCGCAGGCGGTGCGGCTGCCCGGCTATACGCTGGTCGATCTGTCGACCTCGTATCAGACCGGCCCCTGGCTGTTCCGCCTGGTCGTCAAGAACGCGACCAATGCGCGCTATTTCCGCGCCAACTTCACCGAATTGTTCGGCAGCACCATCGTCCTGCCCGAGCGTCCGCGCAGCTTCCTGGCCTCCGCCGTCTATAAATTCTGA
- a CDS encoding purine nucleoside permease yields MNPLVTGLLLAAMAPAAQPAPQPAPQPAPPPSLCAIAAPCPRPLPVRMVVVTMFEIGKDEGDVAGEFQLWKTRRDLRQRIPFPHGYHDLYYNPDTQILGVVTGVGSVRSAAAITALGLDTRLDLSRAYWLVAGIAGIDPEDASIGSAAWARYSVDGDLAHEIDAREIPADWKTGYFPIDRKGPNDPAPPRPDGGEVFALNPGLTEWAYRLTRDVPLPDDPGIARERARYTDHPNARKPPFVLIGDQFSAMTFWHGALLNRWANDHTRYFTQGKGNFVTSAMEETGTLQAIAYLSKIGRVDKDRVLVLRAGSNYTMPPPGVTAADYLLRENEGYAGLNASVESLYRVGNRVVEELLSHWDRYAATPPR; encoded by the coding sequence ATGAACCCTCTCGTCACCGGGCTGCTGCTCGCCGCCATGGCCCCCGCCGCGCAACCCGCCCCACAACCTGCCCCGCAACCCGCCCCACCGCCGTCGCTTTGCGCCATCGCCGCCCCCTGCCCCCGCCCCCTGCCGGTGCGGATGGTCGTCGTCACCATGTTCGAGATCGGCAAGGACGAAGGCGATGTCGCGGGCGAGTTCCAGCTGTGGAAGACGCGGCGCGATCTGCGCCAGCGCATCCCCTTCCCGCACGGCTATCACGACCTCTATTACAACCCAGACACGCAGATATTGGGGGTCGTCACCGGCGTCGGCTCGGTCCGCTCCGCTGCCGCGATCACCGCGCTGGGCCTCGACACGCGGCTCGACCTGTCACGCGCCTATTGGCTGGTCGCCGGGATAGCCGGGATCGACCCCGAGGACGCCTCGATCGGCTCGGCGGCCTGGGCACGCTACAGCGTCGACGGCGATCTGGCGCATGAGATCGACGCGCGCGAGATACCCGCCGACTGGAAGACCGGCTATTTCCCGATCGACCGCAAGGGCCCCAACGATCCCGCCCCGCCCCGGCCCGATGGCGGAGAGGTGTTCGCGCTGAACCCCGGCCTGACCGAATGGGCCTATCGGCTGACGCGCGACGTGCCGCTGCCCGATGATCCGGGGATCGCGCGCGAACGCGCCCGCTATACCGACCATCCCAATGCGCGAAAGCCGCCCTTCGTCCTGATCGGCGACCAGTTTTCGGCGATGACCTTCTGGCACGGCGCGCTGCTCAATCGCTGGGCCAATGATCACACCCGGTACTTCACGCAGGGCAAGGGCAATTTCGTCACCAGCGCGATGGAGGAAACCGGCACGCTCCAGGCGATCGCCTATCTCTCGAAGATCGGCCGGGTCGACAAGGACCGCGTCCTCGTGCTGCGCGCGGGCAGCAACTACACCATGCCGCCGCCGGGGGTGACCGCCGCCGACTATCTGCTGCGAGAGAATGAGGGCTATGCCGGGCTGAACGCGTCGGTCGAAAGCCTCTACCGGGTCGGCAACCGGGTGGTGGAGGAATTGCTGTCCCACTGGGATCGCTACGCCGCGACCCCGCCGCGCTGA
- a CDS encoding nucleobase:cation symporter-2 family protein, with amino-acid sequence MSDPSVAPAIDRAGDGVDAVLPARRLVPLACQHVLVMYAGAVAVPLVVGRALDLPPAELGMLISADLVACGFATLIQTLGLPLVGIRLPIVMGVTFASISPMLAMIATGKADGTPPAMVLQGIYGAVIVAGLFGFLIAPFVGRVSRLFPPAVTGTVILSIGLSLMRVGINWTAGGQPTDPGYGAPAHLLLALLTLAIVLCLMRFGRGLLRSGAVLAGTVVGTIIAGATGQVDLTQVREAPWFALVRPFQFGLPTFDLPASIAMCLVMMTVMIESFGMFMAAGQMVGRPIDRRQMVRGLRGDAAGTLLGGIFNTFPYTSFAQNIGLLSITGVRSRFVCAGAGVILLTLGVCPKLAALVAAVPLPVLGGAALVMFGMIAATGIRILGSVELTFERLVTIAVSIAVGLIPVLSDRFFQAMPTALAPLLHSGIVLASISAVGLNAFFGNRTSGDDAVA; translated from the coding sequence ATGTCCGATCCGTCCGTCGCGCCCGCGATCGACCGGGCCGGGGACGGCGTCGACGCGGTGCTGCCCGCGCGGCGGCTGGTTCCGCTGGCCTGTCAGCATGTGCTGGTCATGTATGCCGGGGCGGTGGCGGTGCCGCTGGTCGTCGGCCGCGCGCTGGACCTGCCCCCTGCGGAGTTGGGCATGCTGATCAGCGCCGATCTGGTCGCCTGCGGGTTCGCCACGCTGATCCAGACGCTGGGCCTGCCGCTGGTCGGTATCCGCCTGCCGATCGTGATGGGCGTGACCTTCGCCTCGATCAGCCCGATGCTGGCGATGATCGCCACCGGCAAGGCCGATGGCACGCCGCCCGCCATGGTCTTGCAGGGCATTTACGGCGCGGTGATCGTCGCCGGGCTGTTCGGTTTCCTGATCGCGCCGTTCGTCGGCCGGGTGTCGCGGCTGTTCCCGCCCGCCGTGACCGGAACGGTGATCCTGTCGATCGGGCTCAGCCTGATGCGGGTCGGCATCAACTGGACGGCGGGCGGGCAGCCGACCGATCCCGGATATGGCGCACCGGCGCATCTGCTGCTGGCGCTGCTGACGCTGGCCATCGTGCTCTGCCTGATGCGCTTCGGTCGCGGTCTGTTGCGAAGCGGCGCGGTGCTGGCGGGGACGGTGGTCGGTACGATCATCGCGGGCGCGACCGGCCAGGTCGATCTGACCCAGGTTCGCGAGGCGCCGTGGTTCGCGCTGGTACGCCCCTTCCAGTTCGGCTTGCCGACCTTCGACCTGCCCGCGTCGATCGCGATGTGCCTGGTCATGATGACGGTGATGATCGAATCCTTCGGCATGTTCATGGCGGCGGGGCAGATGGTCGGTCGGCCGATCGACCGGCGCCAGATGGTGCGGGGCCTGCGCGGCGATGCGGCCGGTACGCTGCTGGGCGGCATCTTCAACACCTTTCCCTATACCTCCTTCGCGCAGAATATCGGCTTGCTGAGCATCACCGGCGTCCGTTCGCGCTTCGTATGCGCGGGGGCGGGGGTGATCCTGTTGACGCTGGGCGTCTGTCCGAAGCTGGCGGCGCTGGTCGCGGCGGTGCCCTTGCCGGTGCTGGGCGGGGCGGCGCTGGTCATGTTCGGGATGATCGCGGCGACGGGCATCCGCATCCTGGGATCGGTCGAGCTGACCTTCGAGCGGCTGGTGACGATCGCGGTGTCGATCGCCGTCGGGCTGATCCCGGTCCTGTCCGACCGCTTCTTCCAGGCGATGCCGACCGCGCTCGCCCCGCTGCTGCATTCGGGGATCGTGCTGGCATCGATCAGCGCGGTCGGGCTGAACGCCTTTTTCGGCAACCGGACGAGTGGCGACGACGCGGTGGCCTGA
- a CDS encoding adenosine deaminase, with translation MTDDDFITALPKAELHLHIEGSLEPELMFDLARRNRVSIPFRSVEEVRAAYAFSNLQDFLDIYYAGADVLRTAEDFHDLAVAYFERAAADGVVHAEIFFDPQTHTDRGIPFDVVMEGLLAGMAAAKERHGLTSKLILCFLRHLDEDAAFATFDQAGKWLDRIDGVGLDSSEVGHPPSKFARVFAAAGDAGLKRVAHAGEEGPPAYVHEALDLLGIDRLDHGNRALEDPLLTARLAREAMTLTVCPLSNHKLCVVKDMADHPIDRMLRLGLRATINSDDPAYFGGYVGDNYKAVARARNLSRADLVTLARNSFLGSFLDDAAIAAHLARLDTFAQRSG, from the coding sequence ATGACCGACGACGACTTCATCACCGCGCTGCCCAAGGCCGAGCTGCATCTGCATATCGAGGGCAGCCTCGAACCCGAGCTGATGTTCGACCTCGCCCGCCGCAACCGGGTTTCCATCCCGTTCCGCTCGGTGGAGGAGGTTCGGGCGGCCTATGCCTTTTCCAATCTGCAGGATTTCCTCGACATCTATTATGCGGGCGCCGACGTGCTGCGGACGGCGGAGGATTTTCACGATCTGGCGGTCGCCTATTTCGAACGGGCGGCGGCCGATGGCGTGGTCCATGCCGAAATCTTCTTCGATCCGCAGACGCATACCGATCGCGGCATCCCGTTCGACGTGGTGATGGAGGGGCTGCTGGCCGGGATGGCCGCGGCGAAGGAACGCCATGGCCTGACGTCGAAGCTGATCCTGTGCTTCCTGCGCCATCTGGACGAGGACGCCGCCTTCGCGACATTCGACCAGGCCGGAAAATGGCTCGACCGCATCGATGGCGTCGGGCTCGATTCATCCGAGGTCGGCCATCCGCCGTCCAAATTCGCCCGCGTATTCGCCGCCGCCGGGGATGCGGGCCTCAAGCGCGTGGCGCATGCCGGGGAGGAAGGGCCGCCCGCCTATGTCCATGAAGCGCTCGATCTGCTCGGGATCGACCGGCTCGACCATGGCAATCGCGCGCTGGAGGACCCGCTATTGACCGCCCGCCTCGCGCGGGAGGCGATGACGCTGACCGTCTGCCCGCTGTCCAATCACAAGCTGTGCGTGGTCAAGGACATGGCGGATCATCCCATCGACCGGATGCTGCGCCTGGGACTGCGGGCGACGATCAATTCGGACGATCCCGCCTATTTCGGCGGCTATGTCGGCGACAATTACAAGGCGGTCGCCCGGGCCCGGAACCTGTCCCGCGCCGATCTGGTGACGCTGGCGCGCAACAGCTTCCTCGGATCGTTTCTGGACGATGCCGCGATCGCGGCGCATCTCGCGCGGCTCGACACTTTCGCGCAGCGTTCCGGATAA
- a CDS encoding phosphoribosyltransferase, with protein sequence MVTKVYLSADRLLEDSFRLANLVFDSGFRPTHIVGIWRGGAPVGIAVQELLEYRGVQSDHIAIRTTSYTGIDQQDPQVRIYGLGYLVDVLNPEDRLLLIDDVFDSGRSIRAVLKELKERCRNNIPDEVKVATVYYKPSRNVTDLKPDFFVHQTNDWLIFPHEINGLTEAEIREHKHGADIILR encoded by the coding sequence GTGGTCACCAAAGTCTATCTGTCCGCCGATCGCCTGCTCGAGGACTCGTTCCGCCTGGCCAATCTGGTGTTCGATTCCGGATTTCGCCCGACCCATATCGTCGGCATCTGGCGCGGCGGCGCGCCGGTGGGCATCGCCGTCCAGGAACTGCTCGAATATCGCGGCGTCCAGAGCGATCACATCGCGATCCGCACCACCTCCTACACGGGAATCGACCAGCAGGATCCGCAGGTCCGCATCTATGGCCTCGGCTATCTGGTCGATGTGCTCAACCCCGAGGATCGACTGCTGCTGATCGACGACGTGTTCGATTCGGGGCGTTCGATCCGTGCGGTCCTGAAGGAACTGAAGGAGCGGTGCCGGAACAACATTCCGGACGAGGTGAAGGTCGCGACCGTCTATTACAAACCCTCGCGCAACGTCACCGACCTGAAGCCCGATTTCTTCGTCCACCAGACCAATGACTGGCTGATCTTCCCGCACGAGATCAACGGGCTGACCGAGGCGGAGATTCGCGAGCACAAGCACGGCGCCGACATCATCCTGCGCTGA
- a CDS encoding MBL fold metallo-hydrolase: protein MARNRYYDGPPSDHFDGTRFFNPGQASTDRGLRAVLRWKLAGAAAKWPVTVPVTPAMPRPRVDGLSVTMVGHAALLIQAAGMNILTDPVWSERASPFRRVGPKRVTAPGIPFEALPPIDVVLLSHAHYDHLDIATLRRLHAVYDPLMAMPLGNDAVVRAGVPGARCVTGDWWDRIDLGNGVATTLTPANHWSNRWPSDTRMTLWSGHYLETRAGTIWFVGDTGYGDGAIFRQVGERLGPPDVALIPIGAYEPRWFMAAQHVDPADAVRIFTDVDAGRALGIHWGTFQLTDEARDAPAEELAAALDAAGIPRDRFVAAEPGGVYHFGRTPVTSR, encoded by the coding sequence ATGGCCCGCAACCGCTATTATGACGGTCCGCCGAGCGACCATTTCGATGGCACGCGCTTCTTCAATCCGGGGCAGGCCAGCACCGATCGGGGGCTACGTGCGGTCCTGCGCTGGAAGCTGGCGGGGGCTGCCGCCAAATGGCCGGTGACGGTGCCGGTCACGCCGGCGATGCCACGGCCGCGCGTCGATGGCCTGTCCGTCACCATGGTCGGCCATGCCGCGTTGCTGATCCAGGCGGCGGGGATGAACATCCTCACCGATCCGGTCTGGTCCGAGCGTGCCAGCCCCTTCCGTCGCGTGGGGCCCAAGCGTGTCACCGCGCCGGGTATCCCGTTCGAGGCCCTCCCGCCGATTGATGTCGTGCTGCTGAGCCATGCCCATTACGACCATCTCGACATCGCGACGCTGCGTCGCCTTCACGCCGTGTATGATCCGCTGATGGCGATGCCGCTGGGCAATGATGCGGTCGTCCGCGCCGGGGTGCCGGGCGCGCGGTGCGTGACCGGCGACTGGTGGGATCGGATCGACCTCGGCAACGGCGTCGCGACGACGCTGACGCCCGCCAACCACTGGTCCAATCGCTGGCCGAGCGACACGCGGATGACATTGTGGAGCGGCCATTATCTGGAGACGCGCGCGGGCACGATCTGGTTCGTGGGCGACACCGGCTATGGCGACGGGGCCATCTTCCGCCAGGTGGGCGAGCGGCTGGGACCGCCCGACGTCGCCCTCATCCCGATCGGCGCCTATGAGCCGCGATGGTTCATGGCCGCGCAGCATGTCGACCCGGCCGACGCGGTGCGGATCTTCACCGATGTCGACGCGGGGCGGGCGCTCGGCATCCATTGGGGCACGTTCCAGCTCACCGACGAAGCCCGCGATGCGCCGGCCGAGGAACTGGCGGCGGCCCTCGACGCCGCAGGCATCCCGCGCGATCGCTTCGTCGCGGCCGAGCCGGGCGGCGTCTACCATTTCGGCCGGACCCCGGTGACATCGCGCTGA
- a CDS encoding SOS response-associated peptidase family protein: MCNLYSIKVDPRTYFDALGAAEDAANGLAVEKDYAVPGKPAYVVRLEKGQRVLSTMRWGFPTRKPRKRPAREGELPFLYDWWTNARNMQSGMWKPWMAKAEHRCLVPFTRFSEPKAAADRQGPGDIHWWFTVEDQAVPCFAGLWKVDRDHDRVYAFCTTEPSPLVAPRHPKAMPVILSAEDQERWLTAPVEEALAMLTAYPSQLMRVA; encoded by the coding sequence ATGTGCAATCTTTACAGCATCAAGGTGGATCCCCGAACCTATTTCGACGCGCTGGGCGCGGCGGAGGACGCGGCCAATGGGCTGGCGGTGGAGAAGGATTACGCCGTTCCCGGCAAGCCCGCTTATGTCGTCCGTCTGGAGAAGGGCCAGCGGGTGCTGAGCACGATGCGCTGGGGTTTCCCGACCCGCAAGCCGCGCAAGCGGCCCGCGCGCGAGGGGGAGTTGCCCTTTCTCTACGACTGGTGGACCAATGCCCGCAACATGCAGAGCGGCATGTGGAAGCCCTGGATGGCGAAGGCCGAACATCGCTGCCTCGTGCCCTTCACCCGCTTCTCCGAACCCAAGGCTGCTGCCGATCGCCAGGGGCCGGGCGACATCCATTGGTGGTTCACGGTCGAGGATCAGGCGGTGCCGTGCTTCGCCGGGCTGTGGAAGGTCGACCGGGATCATGACCGGGTCTATGCCTTTTGCACGACCGAGCCCAGTCCACTGGTCGCGCCCCGGCATCCCAAGGCGATGCCGGTCATCCTGTCGGCCGAAGATCAGGAGCGCTGGCTGACCGCGCCGGTCGAGGAGGCGCTGGCCATGCTGACCGCCTATCCCTCGCAATTGATGCGCGTCGCCTGA
- a CDS encoding tetratricopeptide repeat protein, which produces MSLALIVAAAGMAAPAIAQDRWPQRTGYHEIAAGKLVAAERTLLQERRTSPDSPELMLNLAAVYAQTGRASEARSLYAAVLQEKPIAMDMPSGAVISSHRVAETGLRQLNRTFASR; this is translated from the coding sequence ATGTCTTTGGCTCTGATCGTCGCGGCGGCGGGTATGGCAGCCCCGGCCATCGCCCAGGATCGCTGGCCGCAACGGACGGGCTATCACGAGATCGCAGCCGGGAAGCTGGTAGCAGCGGAGCGGACCCTGCTCCAGGAGCGACGCACCAGCCCCGACAGTCCGGAACTGATGCTCAACCTCGCCGCGGTCTATGCCCAAACCGGACGCGCGTCCGAGGCGCGATCGCTGTATGCGGCGGTCCTGCAGGAAAAGCCGATTGCCATGGACATGCCTTCGGGCGCGGTGATTTCCTCGCACCGCGTCGCGGAGACGGGCCTTCGCCAACTGAACCGGACATTCGCTTCGCGCTGA